A window of Sphingobium herbicidovorans contains these coding sequences:
- the ntrB gene encoding nitrate ABC transporter permease, which produces MSSPSPSSRKGPPPVSSAGSSNELGVILPYPEQAIARRSFEPFSAPVHPLVRKAREVAASTLPTMVLVGALLLFWQLLCASPDANFPSPVKVWEESHDVIMHPFKGVEMGLTHFSIQDGGDVGIAGHVLTSLSRVLIGYSIASVFGVALGILIGQSVLAFRALDPLFQVLRTVPPLAWLPISLAIFQQAQPSAIFLIFITAIWPVILNTAAGVQTIPPAYRNVAKVLALNPIEYFVRIMLPATVPHMFTGLRIGVGMSWLAIVAAEMVQGGTGVGFFIWDSYNSSLLTDTIVALVWIGMVGFTLDRIVAFAGRIIGREG; this is translated from the coding sequence ATGTCTTCGCCATCGCCAAGCAGCAGAAAAGGGCCGCCGCCGGTATCTTCCGCCGGCAGTTCCAACGAACTGGGAGTGATCTTGCCTTATCCCGAACAAGCCATTGCACGGCGGAGTTTCGAACCGTTCAGCGCGCCGGTTCATCCGCTGGTCCGCAAGGCGCGTGAAGTGGCGGCGTCCACCCTGCCCACCATGGTCCTGGTCGGCGCGCTGCTGCTGTTCTGGCAGCTGTTGTGCGCGTCGCCGGATGCGAATTTCCCCAGCCCCGTGAAAGTGTGGGAGGAAAGCCATGACGTCATCATGCATCCTTTCAAGGGCGTGGAGATGGGACTTACCCACTTCAGCATACAGGATGGCGGGGATGTCGGCATCGCGGGTCATGTGCTGACCAGCCTTAGCCGGGTTCTCATCGGCTACAGCATTGCCTCCGTCTTCGGCGTCGCACTGGGCATCCTGATCGGGCAGAGCGTTCTGGCCTTCCGAGCGCTCGATCCCTTGTTCCAGGTGCTGCGGACTGTGCCGCCGCTGGCATGGCTGCCGATCAGCCTGGCGATTTTCCAGCAGGCGCAGCCTTCCGCGATATTCCTGATCTTCATCACCGCAATCTGGCCGGTGATCCTGAACACTGCCGCAGGGGTGCAGACCATTCCGCCGGCCTATCGCAATGTGGCCAAGGTGCTGGCGCTCAACCCGATCGAATATTTCGTGAGGATCATGTTGCCCGCGACCGTGCCGCACATGTTCACCGGCCTGCGGATCGGCGTGGGCATGAGCTGGCTGGCGATCGTGGCGGCCGAGATGGTGCAGGGCGGCACCGGCGTCGGCTTCTTCATCTGGGACAGCTACAACAGTTCGCTGCTTACCGACACGATCGTCGCGCTGGTCTGGATCGGCATGGTCGGCTTCACGCTGGACCGCATCGTCGCCTTTGCTGGCCGCATCATCGGCCGCGAAGGCTGA